A genomic window from Daphnia carinata strain CSIRO-1 chromosome 9, CSIRO_AGI_Dcar_HiC_V3, whole genome shotgun sequence includes:
- the LOC130688205 gene encoding protein OSCP1-like, which produces MAHILQAFPLLYLNLGGELLYIVEQRLQAQDVSVEKCVKVLNDLLSMMLDRQYLNRIFRPDRLNSPSMLKSLMENIVHSSVMRLGQDSLDKLYDLMAMSVKFQFVSAPDAQSLLAITTNHVESWMQLTEDPETMLQIQFSKDLLLTHYAKLSPWAWMTIRHSLLNYLQPCKTRITTFLGRGLQSQAGYFHIDNMRPLPEGIVLPELTMGNCKPYNFQCGQSSIILGSNMFNDYQQPPLFRTIGFTSLQRIIAKSTENDTQLNLKEVQVGSTTADEKVESIQLELKKISPSEHDTMKVFEETLLDLFDEATVSEIK; this is translated from the exons ATGGCCCACATTCTTCAAGCTTTCCCCTTATTATATTTGAATTTAGGAGGAGAGCTGCTTTACATTGTAGAACAACGTCTTCAAGCTCAGGATGTTTCAGTTGAAAAATGTGTTAAAG TTTTGAACGATTTACTCTCAATGATGTTGGATCGACAGTACCTCAACCGAATTTTTCGGCCAGACAGGCTGAATTCGCCGTCCATGTTGAAGTCTTTGATGGAAAATATTGTCCATTCTTCCGTAATGCGACTCGGACAAGACAGTCTTGACAAACTTTACGATTTAATGGCAATGTCGGTGAAATTTCAATTCGTTTCAGCTCCAGATGCCCAGTCGTTGTTAGCCATTACAACAAATCATGTTGAGAGCTGGATGCAATTAACTGAAGACCCTGAAACCATGTTGCAGatccaattttcaaaggatTTACTTCTGACG CACTATGCAAAACTTTCGCCATGGGCATGGATGACCATACGGCATAGCTTACTGAATTACTTGCAACCATGCAAGACTCGCATTACCACATTCCTCGGCAGAGGATTGCAGAGTCAGGCCGGCTATTTCCATATAGATAACATGCGTCCTCTTCCAGAAGGCATCGTTCTACCAGAACTTACAATGGGAAATTGCAAACCTTACAATTTTCAATGCGGGCAATCCTCCATAATTCTAGGAAGCAACATGTTCAATGATTACCAACAACCGCCACTTTTTCGGACAATTGGATTTACGTCACTGCAACGGATTATTGCTAAATCAACAGAAAATGATACTCAGTTGAATTTGAAAGAAGTGCAGGTAGGTTCCAcaacagcagacgaaaaaGTCGAATCGATCCAGCTGGAGCTCAAGAAAATTTCGCCTTCAGAGCACGATACTATGAAAGTCTTCGAAGAAACGCTGTTGGATCTTTTCGATGAAGCCACTGTGtcagaaataaaataa
- the LOC130688219 gene encoding serine-rich adhesin for platelets-like — translation MMKHIFRIKKSFFAICLALVLHFHHSHAQNNSSSVTKFSASSIENSRSTARIFTTSYVPITSPAVVIDTTTSQPITTTIFTPPTVPCIGDSCPTTVTSTSTTPESTTTYKSTSTTHDTSSTSSSESTTEITSVTSSSSEKTTEITSPTTVTDTTSMMTSETPIESSSFSSTFDLTSSFSTSTEIASSTSSVTDSTDSSGLSTETTTFTSISSSTDGSTEASSYFTTTDVTSTVSSSTNLSTSSNTITDNTSPDFSETTELSSSTTQDSSTTDVTPPPTISTEGSPTSSTITEISSTDISTTISTWQSSSSTEMSTETSSFSPTSDFTSTAISSTELPSSSTIETSTFSTSIEPTSEESNEPSSVTTSPDATSSITSTVETPSPSNTSPLSTGVSEMTTEITTSTELSSTELSTEISTESSSFSSTSDFTSSTTSLEPSSSITITDTSSTDFSQTTTEITTFTEASSSSSAFTTEISSESSSISSTMDSSSITSSSEPSSLTSTVIGSTSTDFFETSSDSTSSYITVTAETSSEASSISSTFDVTSTSSAEPSFSSSTVTESSSSDVSKSTEITTITETSSTETVETSSFSSTSDATSFISSTPFSSTTIAETSSTDMLTTETSTWFSSSSTDATTEVSTEISSFSTSPDSTSLMTSSTEYSSTSSPYPSSTDTSTTEITSITESTTDVTTDIPTESSSFTPTSFTSSTDLSSSTSPTDSTQSSDATTETTSFSSTSTMISTELLTESSSTSPDMSSSSSSTEISLSTNTDQASTEANTEITTSPFSTEITTGSSSSISTTDFSSSPTWSSEPSSSFSSDSTSTTFSEVTTETTITDLSSSSSQEATTEISTSMSSTSVFTSTSQLSSSTETSVSDITTVETTSFTWPSSTEVTATQSSSASSTSDVFTSTSFTASSSSFTTIDSSSTDVSQATESTMSSSSDSTSSIIIETTSTKPWFSESTTKIDTSLHTTDDSLSSTTDSTEAIFTSSTEINPPTSVETGSSISEMSSTVVNPTGDPNEIDDPSRNVFYAVVGTLGALLLLLLLVFTILALTYARKRKNTPLLPVTVTQVAASENSYGSQEGRVRGLLRTPLHGY, via the exons ATGATGAAACACATATTTCGGATAAAGAAATCTTTCTTTGCTATATGTCTCGCGCTTGTCCTTCACTTTCACCATTCC CATGCCCAAAACAATTCATCATCCGTAACCAAATTTTCGGCCTCATCGATCGAAAATTCCAGATCTACAGCTCGTATTTTCACGACGTCTTATGTTCCAATAACTTCGCCAG CTGTAGTTATTGACACGACTACATCGCAACCAATTACGACTACTATATTTACTCCTCCCACTGTTCCGTGTATTGGAGATTCTTGTCCGACGACAGTAACATCTACATCAACTACGCCGGAAAGCACCACTACTTACAAATCGACTTCCACAACTCACG ATACCTCGTCTACCAGTTCTTCTGAATCAACTACAGAAATAACAAGCGTGACCTCTTCTTCATCcgaaaaaacaacagaaattaCTTCGCCTACTACTGTAACTGACACAACTTCTATGATGACCTCTGAAACGCCAATTGAGAGCTCTTcgtttagttcaacttttgaTTTAACGTCTTCTTTTAGTACATCAACAGAAATTGCATCTTCTACAAGTTCAGTTACAGATAGTACAGATTCTTCTGGACTGAGTACGGAAACAACGACGTTCACGAGTATTTCATCATCAACGGATGGTTCAACAGAAGCTTCTTCCTATTTTACCACAACCGATGTGACATCTACTGTATCGTCTTCAACGAATCTCTCAACATCATCAAATACGATTACAGACAACACATCCCCCGATTTTTCTGAAACAACGGAACTCTCTTCGTCTACTACACAAGATAGTTCCACGACTGATGTTACTCCGCCTCCCACCATATCAACTGAAGGTTCACCGACATCAAGTACAATTACGGAAATCTCCTCCACCGATATATCGACCACAATTTCTACATGGCAGTCTTCTTCGTCGACTGAAATGTCTACCGAAACTTCGTCTTTTAGTCCAACATCTGATTTTACATCCACCGCTATTTCCTCCACTGAGCTTCCATCGTCATCGACAATAGAGACTTCAAcgttttcaacatccattgaACCAACATCTGAAGAATCCAACGAACCGTCTTCCGTTACCACCAGTCCTGATGCGACTTCCAGTATAACATCCACGGTTGAAACTCCATCACCATCAAACACATCTCCATTATCCACTGGAGTTTCTGAAATGACAACAGAAATAACAACTTCGACGGAGCTATCCTCTACCGAGCTTTCAACTGAAATATCAACGGAAAGCTCTTCGTTTAGCTCAACTTCGGATTTTACGTCTTCTACCACATCATTGGAACCTTCGTCGTCCATTACAATTACAGACACCTCGTCCACTGATTTTTCACAgacaacaacagaaataacAACTTTTACAGAAGCATCCTCGTCTTCTTCGGCATTCACAACTGAAATATCAAGCGAGAGCTCTTCTATTTCATCAACCATGGATTCTTCTTCTATTACCTCGTCATCAGAGCCTTCCTCTTTGACGAGCACAGTTATAGGCTCCACATCAACAGATTTCTTTGAGACATCATCGGATAGTACTTCATCTTACATTACAGTAACAGCTGAAACTTCATCTGAAGCGTCTTCCATTAGTTCAACGTTTGATGTTACTTCGACTTCATCAGCTGAAccatcattttcttcgtcaACAGTGACGGAAAGTTCATCCAGTGATGTTTCAAAGTCAACAGAAATTACAACAATCACAGAGACATCTTCCACTGAGACAGTGGAAACATCCTCCTTCAGTTCCACATCTGACGCTACATCCTTCATATCATCAACCCCATTTTCTTCAACCACGATTGCAGAAACTTCGTCCACTGATATGTTGACAACTGAAACATCAACCTGGTTCTCTTCATCGTCAACTGATGCAACAACAGAAGTATCAACAGAGATATCTTCTTTTAGCACAAGTCCTGATTCTACGTCGTTAATGACTTCATCAACAGAGTATTCATCTACGTCAAGCCCATATCCTTCATCCACCGATACTTCTACAACAGAAATCACAAGTATTACGGAATCAACAACAGATGTGACCACTGACATACCAACAGAAAGCTCTTCGTTTACTCCAACATCTTTTACATCATCTACCGACCTTTCGTCATCGACTTCACCGACAGACAGCACCCAGTCTTCTGATGCTACCACAGAAACAACAAGTTTCTCGTCAACATCGACAATGATATCAACTGAATTACTAACAGAATCGTCTAGTACATCCCCTGATATGagttcttcatcttcatcaacTGAGATATCGTTATCAACGAATACGGATCAAGCATCTACAGAGGCGAATACAGAGATCACAACCTCGCCCTTCAGCACTGAAATAACAACAGGAAGCTCTTCCTCAATTTCTACCACAGATTTTAGTTCATCTCCCACCTGGTCAAGCGAACCTTCATCATCGTTTAGCTCGGATTCAACATCCACGACGTTTTCTGAAGTGACAACAGAAACCACCATTACAGACCTCTCCTCGTCTTCCTCCCAAGAAGCAACAACAGAAATTTCTACTtccatgagttcaacatctgTTTTTACGTCTACCTCCCAATTGTCTTCGAGTACAGAAACCTCCGTCAGTGACATTACTACGGTGGAAACGACATCCTTTACATGGCCCTCATCGACTGAAGTAACAGCAACACAAAGCTCTTCTGCCAGTTCCACATCTGATGTTTTTACTTCTACTTCTTTCACTGCATCGTCATCAAGTTTCACAACTATAGATTCATCGTCTACCGATGTTTCCCAGGCAACGGAATCAACCATGTCTTCTTCATCAGACTCTACGTCAAGCATAATAATCGAAACGACATCAACGAAGCCTTGGTTTTCTGAGTCTACCACAAAAATTGATACGTCTTTACATACAACCGATGACTCTTTAAGTTCTACAACGGATTCTACTGAAGCCATATTCACGAGTTCTACAGAAATTAATCCGCCAACAAGCGTTGAAACTGGCAGCTCTATTTCTGAGATGTCTAGTACCGTGGTAAATCCAACAGGAGATCCAAATGAAATCGACGACCCATCTAGAAATGTTTTCTACGCTGTTGTTGGTACCCTTGGAGCATTGCTTTTGTTACTCCTGTTGGTTTTCACTATACTCGCCCTTACATATGCAAG aaagagaaaaaacactCCTCTCCTGCCGGTTACGGTTACCCAAGTAGCAGCGAGCGAAAACAG ctacGGGTCGCAAGAGGGAAGAGTTCGCGGATTATTACGTACCCCTTTGCATGGTTACtaa
- the LOC132088316 gene encoding N(6)-adenine-specific methyltransferase METTL4-like has protein sequence MAILHQSDAGYFVCHRSLSEEMCGRPYLRSLFDIRTPFLKDQEAMSVAQEMASGVPKRRKRKKNHEVKQLPLEESKVLDFLSELSKFFQPSPSPLDFAANNKPVRDLVTQFLSSASGSKIQDLNLEMSYFNSSECVIEKEINGETFILPPHSQFYKHDITYLDTLKTKSGCTFSLIVMDPPWTNRFVKRKRKSGSVNCYQSMDNDILATLPIADLCTEGALVAIWCTNSKTHLDYLTSTLLPLWKLTYIATWFWIKVTVSGKFVCEWNGPSGKHPFERVILARKMHSVKGLTSVPIPDRQIFVSIPCAIHSFKPPLQKLLQPFLEGNGQTLELFARSLLPETVSLGNQLPLLQHISLFEERERNV, from the exons ATGGCTATTCTACACCAGAGTGATGCTGGCTATTTTGTGTGCCATCGTAGTCTGTCAGAAGAAATGTGTGGAAGGCCATACCTTCGTAGTTTGTTTGATATACGCACTCCTTTTCTGAAAGACCAAGAAGCTATGTCAGTGGCCCAAGAAATGGCAAGTGGTGTGCCCAAAAGGAGAAAGCGTAAGAAAAACCATGAAGTTAAACAGTTACCCCTTGAAGAATCAAAAGTTTTAGATTTCTTATCTGAGTTATCAAAGTTTTTTCAGCCATCACCGTCACCACTAGATTTTGCTGCAAATAATAAACCTGTTCGTGATCTAGTGACTCAGTTTCTGTCTTCAGCATCTGGCTCGAAAATCCAAGATCTCAATCTTGAAATGAGTTACTTCAACTCATCAGAATGTGTGATAgagaaggaaataaatggtGAAACTTTTATCCTTCCTCCTCATAGCCAGTTTTACAAGCATGACATCACTTATCTGGATACCCTCAAAACAAAATCTGGCTGTACGTTTTCTCTAATTGTCATGGATCCCCCTTGGACGAACCGGTTCGTGAAGCGCAAGAGAAAATCTGGCAGTGTAAACTGTTATCAGTCGATGGATAACGACATTTTGGCTACTTTACCTATTGCCGACCTTTGCACTGAAGGTGCTTTAGTGGCTATATGGTGCACCAATTCGAAGACACATCTGGACTATCTTACTAGTACCTTACTACCACTCTGGAAACTAACCTATATTGCTACCTGGTTTTGGATCAAA GTTACGGTCTCTGGCAAATTTGTATGTGAATGGAACGGACCCAGCGGCAAACATCCTTTTGAAAGGGTCATTTTGGCACGTAAAATGCATTCCGTTAAAGGATTAACAAGCGTGCCAATTCCGGATAGACAAATATTTGTTTCCATACCTTGTGCCATACATTCGTTCAAACCACCTCTTCAAAAGTTGCTCCAACCGTTTCTCGAAGGAAATGGTCagacattagaattatttgcGCGTTCCCTTTTGCCGGAAACTGTTAGCTTAGGAAATCAGTTGCCGCTTTTGCAACACATTAGCTTATTTGAAGAGAGAGAACGGAACGTTTAA